In Deinococcus aerius, the following are encoded in one genomic region:
- the rpsG gene encoding 30S ribosomal protein S7: protein MARRRRAEVRPIQPDLVYQDVLVSAMINRIMIDGKKNLASRIFYGACRLVQERTGQEPLKVFRQAFDNVKPRVEVRSRRVGGSTYQVPVEVGPRRQQSLTLRWMMTAVEGRPERTAIERLAGEIMDAAQGRGGAIKKKDDVERMAEANRAYAHYRW from the coding sequence GACCTCGTCTACCAGGATGTGCTGGTGAGCGCGATGATCAACCGCATCATGATCGACGGCAAGAAGAACCTTGCCAGCCGCATCTTCTACGGGGCCTGCCGCCTGGTGCAGGAGCGCACCGGCCAGGAGCCGCTGAAGGTCTTCCGCCAGGCCTTCGACAACGTCAAGCCCCGCGTCGAGGTCCGCAGCCGCCGTGTGGGCGGCAGCACCTACCAGGTGCCCGTCGAGGTGGGTCCCCGCCGCCAGCAGAGCCTCACGCTGCGCTGGATGATGACCGCCGTGGAGGGCCGCCCCGAGCGCACCGCCATTGAGCGGCTGGCGGGCGAGATCATGGACGCCGCGCAGGGCCGTGGCGGCGCCATCAAGAAGAAGGACGACGTGGAGCGCATGGCGGAAGCCAACCGCGCCTACGCGCACTACCGCTGGTAA